In Antricoccus suffuscus, one DNA window encodes the following:
- the rpsA gene encoding 30S ribosomal protein S1 gives MTATTQSTTNAPTASGTPQVAINDIGSAEDFLAAVDATIKYFNDGDIVSGTIVKVDRDEVLLDIGYKTEGVIPSRELSIKHDVDPNEVVTVGDEVEALVLQKEDKEGRLILSKKRAQYERAWGKIEELKEADEPVKGTVIEVVKGGLILDIGLRGFLPASLVEMRRVRDLLPYVGREIEAKIIELDKNRNNVVLSRRAFLEQTQSEVRSEFLNQLQKGQVRKGVVSSIVNFGAFVDLGGVDGLVHVSELSWKHIDHPSEVVEVGQEVTVEVLEVDLERERVSLSLKATQEDPWRQFARTHQIGHVVPGKVTKLVPFGAFVRVEDGIEGLVHISELAERHVEIPEQVAQVGDELMVKVIDIDLERRRISLSLKQANEGEGGEKPEFHPEAYGMAASYDEQGNYIYPEGFDAETQEWLEGYDKQREEWERQYAEAQARYETHMKQIDSAKEADAEANAEQGGGGGGSYASTSDDSSGTLASDEALAALREKLAGGGE, from the coding sequence ATGACCGCAACCACCCAAAGCACCACCAACGCACCAACCGCCTCTGGCACCCCGCAGGTCGCCATCAACGACATTGGCTCGGCTGAAGATTTCCTCGCCGCCGTCGACGCGACCATCAAATACTTCAACGACGGAGACATCGTCTCCGGCACCATCGTCAAAGTTGACCGCGACGAGGTTCTCCTCGATATCGGCTACAAGACCGAAGGTGTCATCCCGTCGCGCGAGTTGTCGATCAAGCACGACGTCGACCCCAATGAGGTCGTGACCGTCGGTGACGAAGTCGAAGCCCTCGTCCTCCAGAAGGAAGACAAAGAAGGCCGCCTGATCCTGTCCAAGAAGCGTGCGCAGTACGAACGCGCGTGGGGCAAGATCGAAGAGCTCAAGGAAGCCGACGAGCCAGTCAAGGGCACGGTCATCGAGGTCGTCAAGGGTGGACTCATCCTGGACATCGGCCTGCGTGGCTTCCTCCCGGCGTCGTTGGTCGAGATGCGCCGCGTGCGCGATCTGCTGCCGTACGTCGGCCGCGAGATCGAAGCGAAGATCATCGAGTTGGACAAGAACCGCAACAACGTCGTGCTGTCACGTCGTGCGTTCCTGGAGCAGACCCAGTCCGAGGTCCGCAGCGAGTTCCTCAACCAGCTGCAGAAGGGGCAGGTCCGCAAGGGCGTTGTCTCCTCGATCGTCAACTTCGGCGCGTTCGTCGATCTTGGCGGCGTCGACGGTCTGGTCCACGTCTCGGAGCTGTCCTGGAAGCACATCGATCACCCGTCCGAGGTTGTCGAAGTCGGCCAGGAAGTCACCGTCGAGGTCCTCGAGGTCGACCTGGAGCGCGAGCGTGTGTCGCTGTCGCTCAAGGCGACTCAGGAAGACCCGTGGCGTCAGTTCGCGCGTACCCACCAGATCGGTCACGTCGTGCCCGGCAAGGTCACCAAGCTCGTTCCGTTCGGCGCGTTCGTGCGGGTCGAGGACGGCATCGAGGGTCTGGTCCACATCTCCGAGCTGGCCGAGCGTCACGTGGAGATCCCAGAGCAGGTTGCTCAGGTCGGCGACGAGCTCATGGTCAAGGTCATCGACATCGACCTCGAGCGTCGCCGCATCAGCCTGTCGCTGAAGCAGGCCAACGAGGGCGAGGGTGGCGAGAAGCCGGAGTTCCACCCCGAGGCCTACGGCATGGCCGCGTCGTACGACGAGCAGGGCAACTACATCTACCCCGAGGGCTTCGACGCGGAGACCCAGGAGTGGCTGGAAGGCTACGACAAGCAGCGTGAGGAGTGGGAGCGTCAGTACGCCGAGGCGCAGGCTCGCTACGAGACTCACATGAAGCAGATCGACTCGGCTAAGGAAGCCGACGCCGAAGCTAATGCCGAGCAGGGTGGCGGTGGCGGCGGTTCCTACGCTTCTACCTCCGATGACAGCTCCGGCACGCTTGCTTCCGATGAGGCGCTCGCCGCGTTGCGCGAGAAGCTCGCCGGTGGCGGAGAGTAA
- the coaE gene encoding dephospho-CoA kinase, whose amino-acid sequence MLDIGLTGGIGSGKSAASTAFRELGAVIIDADQIAREVVEPGSDGLEQIVRTFGADLLDPQGALDRPALAEIVFGDDEARAKLNAIVHPLVRQRSSALKQQAAPDAIVINDIPLLAEGSMAAAFHLVVVVHTPRDVRLKRLIESRGMVESDVRGRMASQASDADRSRIADALLDNSGTPQDLVAAATALWRDRLKPYADNLAAARPAAHASETVLDESARQRALARVTFAAAAVDDAATTTYLDETTIGVRPSDPGNKTSLVRRFGEAGWFTGDPDSTAPLRSSDPRVPLDLHIGDPSAR is encoded by the coding sequence GTGCTGGATATTGGGCTGACCGGCGGGATCGGATCGGGTAAGAGCGCCGCGAGTACGGCGTTTCGGGAGCTGGGCGCGGTCATCATCGACGCCGATCAGATCGCTCGGGAGGTCGTCGAGCCGGGCAGCGATGGTCTCGAGCAGATCGTGAGAACGTTTGGTGCAGACCTGCTCGATCCGCAAGGCGCGTTGGACCGACCGGCGCTCGCGGAGATCGTCTTCGGCGACGACGAGGCCCGCGCGAAACTCAATGCGATCGTGCATCCGCTGGTTCGGCAGCGCAGTAGCGCACTGAAACAGCAGGCCGCGCCGGACGCCATCGTCATCAACGACATCCCGCTGCTCGCCGAAGGCTCGATGGCCGCGGCTTTTCACCTGGTTGTGGTCGTGCACACGCCTCGTGACGTACGCCTGAAGCGGCTCATCGAGTCGCGCGGAATGGTCGAGTCCGATGTGCGCGGCCGGATGGCTTCGCAAGCCTCCGACGCGGACCGGTCGCGGATCGCCGATGCACTTCTCGACAACTCCGGCACTCCACAGGACCTTGTCGCCGCCGCCACGGCGTTGTGGCGGGACCGGCTCAAGCCCTACGCCGACAACCTCGCGGCGGCGCGTCCGGCCGCGCACGCTTCGGAAACTGTGTTGGATGAATCGGCCAGGCAACGGGCGCTCGCGCGAGTGACCTTCGCCGCAGCGGCCGTCGACGATGCGGCAACAACGACGTATCTCGACGAAACCACAATCGGGGTTCGCCCGTCAGACCCTGGTAACAAAACCTCATTGGTACGCCGTTTCGGTGAAGCGGGCTGGTTTACCGGCGATCCGGATTCGACCGCTCCGCTGCGCAGTTCCGATCCGCGCGTACCACTGGACCTACACATCGGCGACCCGAGCGCCAGGTAG
- a CDS encoding TIGR02611 family protein, producing the protein MSSHDAPDHDAPPRRRTEYADEPGLLDDVADKLKFRDRIERNPALKHAYRVGVGIVGFLVLVAGIIMIPFPGPGWLVVIAGLAILATEFAWAERLLDFTKGKVMAWTRWVMRQRMWVRVLIGLLTALFVYGVVVVVLHLTGVPGWTPSWIPLWH; encoded by the coding sequence TTGTCCAGTCATGACGCGCCCGACCACGACGCGCCGCCCCGTCGTCGCACCGAGTACGCCGATGAGCCTGGCCTGCTCGACGACGTGGCGGACAAGCTGAAATTCCGCGACCGGATCGAACGCAATCCGGCACTCAAACACGCCTACCGAGTCGGCGTCGGAATCGTCGGCTTCCTCGTCCTCGTCGCCGGGATCATCATGATCCCGTTTCCGGGCCCCGGCTGGCTCGTCGTGATCGCCGGCCTAGCGATCCTGGCCACCGAGTTCGCGTGGGCCGAACGGCTCCTCGACTTCACCAAGGGCAAAGTCATGGCGTGGACTCGCTGGGTGATGCGGCAGCGAATGTGGGTTCGGGTCCTCATTGGCCTGCTGACCGCGTTGTTCGTGTACGGCGTGGTCGTGGTCGTGCTGCATCTGACCGGCGTACCTGGCTGGACGCCGAGCTGGATCCCGCTCTGGCACTGA
- a CDS encoding hotdog fold thioesterase — MTYDDSHLAAMIAADRTARGLGVRLDSAAGGRAVVSMTVRADMLNGHGTCHGGFIFTLGDIALSYASNTRGALNVAAAADIQYVAPAAEGVVLRATAAERLRYGKAGRNGLYDVTIVDTANDTLVAIFTGRVVEVG, encoded by the coding sequence GTGACGTACGACGACTCCCACCTCGCGGCGATGATCGCTGCCGACCGTACCGCGCGCGGCCTCGGCGTCCGTCTCGACAGTGCCGCAGGTGGCCGAGCCGTCGTCTCGATGACCGTCCGCGCAGACATGCTCAACGGTCACGGCACGTGCCATGGCGGCTTCATCTTCACCCTGGGCGACATCGCGCTGTCGTACGCGAGTAACACCCGTGGTGCTCTCAACGTCGCCGCCGCGGCCGATATCCAGTACGTCGCACCGGCGGCCGAGGGCGTCGTACTGCGTGCCACTGCGGCCGAACGTCTGCGTTATGGCAAGGCCGGTCGCAACGGCCTCTACGACGTCACCATCGTCGATACCGCGAACGACACGCTGGTCGCGATCTTCACCGGCCGGGTCGTCGAGGTCGGCTAG
- the thrS gene encoding threonine--tRNA ligase, with the protein MSAVSVNKASAPRIKIAGGTSAQTAVNDAGLPAKGEDAVVVVRDDTGALRDLAWVPESDTEVEAVAANTADGRSVIRHSTAHLLAQAVQEVFPDAKLGIGPPVTDGFYYDFAVDTPFTPEDLQTLEKKMKQIIKSGQRFSRRTFDSLDAAKAELASEPFKLELVDVKGAGTSADVDTSEIMEVGEGDLTIYDNLAMRGGDRVWGDLCRGPHVPSTRYIPAYKLTRVAAAYWRGKEGNPQLQRIYGTAWESKEAMDAYLERLSEAERRDHRKLGAELDLFSFPDEIGSGLPVFHPKGGLIRRVLEDYSRVRHEEAGYEFVNTPHITKGTLFETSGHLDWYADGMFPPMHIDEELDDDGNVRKAGQDYYLKPMNCPFHCLIFRSRGRSYRELPMRLFEFGSVYRYEKSGVVHGLTRVRGMTQDDAHIYVTPDQVESELTKLLTFVLQLLRDYGLDDFYLELSTRNDEKYVGSDEIWAESTETLRRVATESGLELVPDPGGAAFYGPKISVQARDAIGRTWQMSTIQLDFNTPNRFELEYQAADGTRQQPVMIHRALFGSIERFFGVLTEHYAGAFPAWLAPVQVVGIPISAEQDDYIDAVAAKLREHRIRVDVDHSDDRMQKKVRNATLQKVPFVLLAGAKDVEADAVSFRFRDGTQHNGVGIDAAVATIVAWVEARRNEAPTADIVEIG; encoded by the coding sequence GTGTCTGCGGTGTCGGTAAACAAGGCGAGCGCCCCACGCATCAAGATTGCGGGCGGTACGTCGGCGCAGACCGCCGTCAACGACGCAGGATTGCCGGCCAAGGGCGAGGACGCGGTCGTCGTCGTACGCGATGACACCGGCGCTCTGCGCGACCTGGCCTGGGTGCCGGAGAGTGACACCGAGGTGGAGGCTGTCGCGGCCAATACCGCCGACGGTCGCAGCGTCATCCGGCACTCGACCGCGCACCTGCTCGCGCAGGCTGTCCAAGAGGTCTTTCCGGACGCCAAGCTCGGCATCGGCCCACCGGTCACCGACGGCTTCTACTACGACTTCGCCGTCGATACGCCGTTCACGCCCGAAGACCTGCAGACCCTCGAAAAGAAGATGAAGCAGATCATCAAGTCCGGGCAGCGGTTCTCCCGGCGTACCTTCGACTCGCTGGATGCGGCAAAGGCCGAGCTGGCCAGCGAACCGTTCAAGCTCGAGCTCGTCGACGTCAAGGGCGCCGGCACCAGCGCCGACGTCGACACCTCCGAGATCATGGAGGTCGGCGAGGGCGACCTGACGATCTACGACAACCTCGCGATGCGCGGCGGTGACCGGGTGTGGGGGGACCTGTGCCGCGGCCCGCACGTGCCGAGCACCCGCTACATCCCGGCGTACAAGCTCACCCGGGTCGCGGCGGCGTACTGGCGCGGCAAAGAGGGAAACCCGCAGCTGCAGCGCATCTACGGCACGGCGTGGGAGAGCAAGGAGGCGATGGATGCCTACCTCGAACGACTCTCGGAAGCCGAACGCCGCGACCACCGCAAGCTCGGCGCGGAGCTCGACCTCTTCTCCTTCCCGGACGAGATCGGTTCCGGACTGCCGGTCTTCCACCCCAAGGGCGGCCTGATCCGGCGAGTCCTCGAGGACTACTCGCGGGTACGCCACGAAGAGGCCGGCTACGAGTTCGTCAACACCCCGCACATCACCAAGGGCACCTTGTTCGAGACGTCGGGGCACCTTGACTGGTACGCCGACGGCATGTTCCCGCCGATGCACATCGACGAAGAGCTCGATGACGACGGCAACGTGCGCAAAGCCGGCCAGGACTACTACCTCAAGCCGATGAACTGCCCGTTCCACTGCCTGATCTTCCGCAGCCGCGGGCGTTCCTACCGCGAGTTGCCGATGCGGCTGTTCGAGTTCGGCAGCGTCTACCGCTACGAGAAGTCCGGCGTCGTGCACGGCCTGACCCGGGTGCGCGGCATGACGCAGGACGACGCGCACATCTACGTCACGCCTGACCAAGTCGAGTCCGAGCTGACCAAGCTGCTGACCTTCGTGTTGCAGCTACTACGCGACTACGGTCTCGACGACTTCTACCTCGAGCTGTCCACCCGCAACGACGAGAAGTACGTCGGGTCGGACGAGATCTGGGCGGAGTCGACCGAGACGCTACGCCGGGTAGCGACCGAGTCCGGTCTCGAGCTGGTGCCCGATCCGGGAGGCGCGGCGTTTTACGGTCCGAAGATCTCGGTGCAGGCGCGGGACGCGATCGGCCGCACCTGGCAGATGTCGACGATTCAGCTCGACTTCAACACGCCCAACCGGTTCGAGCTGGAATACCAGGCCGCGGACGGCACCCGTCAGCAGCCGGTCATGATCCACCGTGCGCTGTTCGGCTCGATCGAGCGGTTCTTCGGCGTACTCACCGAGCATTACGCCGGCGCGTTCCCAGCGTGGCTGGCCCCCGTTCAGGTCGTCGGCATCCCGATCAGCGCTGAGCAGGACGACTACATCGACGCCGTGGCGGCGAAGTTGCGTGAGCACCGGATCCGGGTCGATGTCGACCACTCCGACGACCGGATGCAAAAGAAGGTCCGCAACGCGACGCTGCAGAAGGTCCCGTTCGTGCTGCTGGCCGGCGCCAAGGACGTCGAGGCCGACGCGGTGTCGTTCCGGTTCCGCGATGGCACCCAGCACAACGGGGTCGGCATCGACGCGGCCGTCGCGACCATCGTGGCGTGGGTCGAGGCTCGTCGCAACGAGGCGCCGACCGCGGACATCGTCGAGATCGGTTAA
- a CDS encoding HIT family protein: MSEHHGTEFERLWTPYRMAYILGENKPTGNPDDPQECPFCTIPKLSDEDGLIIARGEQVYAVLNLYPYNAGHLMLVPYRHVPEYTDIKGAEVSEFSDFTQRAMRTIRAVSGAHGFNIGMNQGAVGGAGIAAHLHQHVVPRWGGDTNFMPVIGMTRVLPQLLADTRALLAEEWINQEASGGL; the protein is encoded by the coding sequence GTGAGCGAACATCATGGGACGGAGTTCGAGCGGCTCTGGACGCCGTACCGGATGGCCTACATCTTGGGCGAGAACAAGCCGACCGGCAACCCCGACGACCCGCAGGAGTGCCCGTTCTGCACCATCCCGAAGCTCAGCGACGAGGACGGGCTGATCATTGCGCGCGGCGAGCAGGTGTACGCCGTACTCAACCTGTATCCCTACAACGCCGGTCATCTGATGCTGGTGCCGTATCGCCACGTGCCGGAATACACCGACATCAAGGGCGCCGAGGTCAGCGAGTTCTCCGACTTCACCCAGCGTGCGATGCGCACGATCCGCGCGGTCAGCGGCGCCCATGGGTTCAACATCGGCATGAACCAGGGTGCGGTCGGCGGCGCCGGGATCGCCGCGCACCTGCATCAGCACGTCGTGCCCCGGTGGGGTGGGGACACCAACTTCATGCCGGTGATCGGGATGACCCGGGTGCTGCCGCAGCTGCTCGCCGACACGCGCGCCCTGCTCGCCGAAGAGTGGATCAACCAGGAAGCCTCAGGCGGCTTGTAG
- the pgsA gene encoding phosphatidylinositol phosphate synthase: MLNDSPARDFFSRIFRPIGEVLGKAGVHPNVVTIVGTLGSILGALLLVATGYFFAGCMVITFFVFLDLLDGALARSTGKTSKFGAVLDSTGDRLADAAIFGALAFWFGATTPDRPMLIASLLCLVFGQATSYVKARAEGLGIPCNVGIAERAERLIIVLVGIGLDGLGVPFVLAVALWVLTAISAYTVMQRLREVYRQSALQLRQEEQHS, encoded by the coding sequence ATGCTCAACGACTCCCCGGCGCGCGACTTCTTCTCCCGCATCTTCCGCCCAATAGGCGAGGTGCTGGGAAAGGCCGGCGTGCACCCCAACGTCGTGACGATTGTCGGGACCCTGGGGTCGATCCTGGGTGCGCTGCTCCTCGTAGCGACCGGCTACTTCTTCGCCGGGTGCATGGTCATCACGTTTTTCGTCTTCCTCGACCTGCTCGACGGCGCGCTGGCGCGGTCGACCGGCAAGACGTCGAAGTTCGGCGCCGTACTCGACTCCACCGGTGACCGGCTCGCCGATGCGGCAATCTTCGGCGCGCTCGCTTTTTGGTTCGGTGCGACTACGCCGGACCGCCCGATGCTGATCGCGAGCCTGCTGTGTTTGGTCTTCGGCCAGGCCACGTCGTACGTCAAGGCCCGTGCTGAGGGCCTTGGGATTCCGTGCAACGTGGGAATCGCCGAGCGCGCCGAGCGGTTGATCATCGTGCTGGTCGGGATAGGGCTCGACGGACTGGGCGTGCCGTTCGTGCTCGCCGTTGCGCTATGGGTGTTGACCGCGATCTCGGCGTACACCGTGATGCAACGACTCCGAGAGGTTTACCGCCAGTCGGCCCTGCAGCTACGACAAGAGGAACAGCATTCGTGA
- a CDS encoding phosphatidylinositol mannoside acyltransferase translates to MSFLDISGKISDLKPRLTDMGFAAAWYAVPKVPVKFADRVTNAVSARIASRPGSLQQLRLNLRQVVGPDMPETELDELVRRGMQSYARYWREVFSVLSWDFDDVIARTEVTGLEIMRGELAKGKGVVIALTHSGNWDTAAIQVVRGLPTQMSTVAERLKPESLFTRFKKFREALGMEVAPLTGGEIPSTAVLQRALRAGHTITLLGDRDIGGKGIAVELCGRATTMPSGPALMAIQTGAALVPLELGFRPDGWAMTYHEPIDIPSDGRLRARVTAATTQLADVFTGIVQRNPQDWHMLQPIWPDLVA, encoded by the coding sequence GTGAGTTTTCTTGATATATCGGGGAAAATCAGCGATCTGAAGCCACGGCTCACCGATATGGGGTTTGCCGCGGCGTGGTACGCCGTACCGAAGGTGCCGGTCAAGTTTGCCGACCGCGTCACCAACGCGGTGTCCGCTCGGATCGCGTCACGGCCCGGGTCTTTGCAGCAGCTGCGGCTCAACCTCAGACAGGTCGTCGGGCCGGACATGCCTGAAACCGAGCTGGACGAGCTGGTACGACGCGGCATGCAGTCCTATGCGCGTTACTGGCGGGAAGTGTTTTCGGTGTTGTCCTGGGACTTCGATGACGTCATAGCGCGGACCGAAGTGACGGGCCTGGAAATCATGCGTGGCGAACTAGCCAAAGGCAAGGGCGTCGTGATCGCGCTGACCCACTCGGGCAACTGGGATACCGCGGCGATCCAGGTCGTGCGCGGGCTGCCGACCCAGATGAGCACCGTGGCCGAGCGGCTCAAGCCGGAGAGCCTGTTCACACGATTCAAGAAGTTCCGCGAAGCGCTCGGCATGGAGGTCGCGCCGCTGACCGGTGGGGAGATCCCGTCGACCGCCGTACTGCAACGGGCCCTTCGCGCCGGCCACACGATCACCCTGCTCGGGGACCGCGACATCGGCGGCAAGGGGATCGCGGTCGAGCTGTGCGGGCGGGCGACCACGATGCCGTCCGGCCCGGCGCTGATGGCGATCCAGACCGGCGCCGCGCTGGTGCCTCTCGAGCTGGGGTTTCGCCCGGACGGGTGGGCGATGACCTATCACGAGCCGATCGACATCCCGTCCGACGGGCGGCTCCGTGCCCGGGTGACCGCGGCGACGACGCAGCTCGCGGACGTGTTCACCGGGATAGTGCAGCGCAACCCGCAGGACTGGCACATGCTGCAGCCGATCTGGCCAGACCTGGTCGCCTGA
- a CDS encoding glycosyltransferase family 4 protein, translating into MNAAVPGRKLRIGMVSPYSWDVPGGVQYHIRDLAETLIAQGHHVSVLTPVQYDGPLPAYVVDAGRALPIKYNGSVARLQFGLVSASRVRSWLSDGDFDVVHVHEPQAPSLSLLTCMVATVPIVATVHAATERSKWLAATQALLQPFLERITGRIAVSEFARRLQVEHLGGDAIEIPNGVFVQHFADASPLPGFPRGGQTIGFLGRYDEPRKGMAVTLAAMSQLARDRPDLRLVVAGRGDAEEFRADLPVDLIDRVELLGPLSEPDKARLFKSLDVYCAPNLGGESFGIILIEAMAAGAPIVASNLDAFNRVLDGGRGGVLTEVGNSRSLAAGLATALDDREATARRVAEANLLVQQYDWSVVAKRVLGVYETVIG; encoded by the coding sequence ATGAACGCCGCGGTGCCCGGGCGCAAGCTGCGGATCGGGATGGTCTCGCCGTACTCATGGGATGTCCCCGGCGGCGTGCAGTACCACATCCGGGACCTCGCCGAGACGCTCATCGCACAAGGTCACCACGTCTCGGTGCTGACTCCGGTGCAGTACGACGGGCCGCTGCCGGCGTACGTCGTGGATGCCGGCCGGGCGCTGCCGATCAAGTACAACGGCTCGGTCGCACGGCTGCAGTTCGGACTGGTCTCTGCATCGCGGGTGCGCAGCTGGCTCAGCGACGGCGACTTCGACGTCGTCCACGTCCATGAACCGCAGGCGCCCAGTCTGTCGCTGCTGACTTGCATGGTCGCCACGGTGCCGATCGTGGCCACTGTGCACGCGGCGACCGAACGGTCCAAATGGCTCGCCGCTACGCAAGCGCTTCTGCAGCCGTTCCTGGAACGCATCACCGGCCGGATCGCGGTATCAGAGTTCGCGCGGCGACTCCAGGTCGAGCACCTCGGGGGCGACGCGATCGAGATCCCGAACGGCGTGTTCGTGCAGCATTTCGCCGACGCGAGCCCCCTGCCTGGATTCCCACGGGGCGGGCAGACGATCGGCTTCCTTGGCCGGTACGACGAACCGCGCAAGGGAATGGCGGTCACCCTCGCAGCGATGTCGCAGCTAGCGCGTGATCGTCCCGACTTGCGACTGGTCGTCGCGGGCCGAGGAGACGCCGAGGAGTTCCGCGCCGACCTGCCGGTCGACCTGATCGACCGGGTCGAGCTGCTCGGGCCGCTCAGTGAACCGGACAAGGCGCGGCTGTTCAAGTCGCTCGACGTGTACTGCGCGCCCAACCTCGGCGGGGAAAGCTTCGGCATCATCCTCATCGAGGCGATGGCAGCCGGTGCGCCGATCGTGGCCAGCAACCTCGACGCCTTCAACCGAGTGCTCGACGGTGGCCGCGGCGGCGTACTCACCGAAGTCGGCAACTCCCGCTCGCTCGCGGCCGGCCTGGCCACGGCGCTCGACGATAGAGAAGCGACGGCGCGCCGGGTCGCCGAGGCCAACCTGCTGGTGCAGCAGTACGACTGGTCGGTGGTCGCCAAACGCGTCCTCGGCGTCTACGAGACAGTCATCGGCTGA
- a CDS encoding LemA family protein has product MTWLFIGLAVLVLIAVWITWTAGRIDRLNARCDAAWARLDAQLVRRSSALRALAEQTPAHLGEDIAGGVREVVHVSMTAERESRAASENTISAYIADLPTAQRDPELTSELSDSCERVRIARTFYNDAVRATAALRGQWLARTLRLGRRTPVPPYFDINDVT; this is encoded by the coding sequence GTGACGTGGTTGTTTATAGGGCTCGCCGTGCTCGTGCTCATCGCGGTCTGGATTACCTGGACAGCAGGCCGAATAGACCGGCTCAATGCCCGCTGTGATGCAGCGTGGGCCCGTCTCGATGCGCAACTGGTACGCCGTTCCTCCGCCTTGCGCGCGCTCGCCGAGCAGACACCGGCACATCTGGGCGAGGACATTGCCGGCGGCGTACGCGAGGTCGTGCACGTGTCGATGACGGCCGAACGGGAAAGCCGCGCGGCGAGCGAAAACACGATTTCGGCGTACATCGCCGACCTGCCGACCGCGCAACGCGATCCCGAGCTCACGAGCGAGTTGTCTGACTCGTGTGAACGCGTGCGAATCGCCCGGACCTTCTACAACGACGCTGTTCGGGCCACCGCGGCGCTGCGTGGACAGTGGTTGGCGCGGACCTTGCGGCTCGGCCGACGTACGCCGGTGCCGCCGTACTTCGACATCAACGACGTGACGTAA
- the pdxS gene encoding pyridoxal 5'-phosphate synthase lyase subunit PdxS, producing the protein MSSNETNNEQATPEVGTGRVKRGMAQMLKGGVIMDVVTAEQAKIAEDAGAVAVMALERVPADIRAQGGVSRASDPDMIDRIIETVSIPVMAKARIGHFVEAQVLQSLGVDYIDESEVLTPADYTNHIDKWAFTVPFVCGATNLGEALRRITEGAAMIRSKGEAGTGDVSNATTHMRKINGELRRLSSMREDELYVAAKELQAPYELVAEVAKAGKLPVVLFTAGGIATPADAAMMMQLGADGVFVGSGIFKSGNPEQRAEAIVKATTFYDDPDVIAKVSRGLGEAMVGINVEEIPQPHRLAERGW; encoded by the coding sequence GTGTCGAGCAACGAAACCAATAACGAACAAGCCACGCCCGAGGTCGGCACCGGCCGCGTCAAGCGCGGCATGGCCCAAATGCTGAAGGGCGGCGTCATCATGGACGTCGTTACCGCTGAGCAGGCCAAGATCGCCGAGGATGCCGGCGCGGTGGCAGTTATGGCGCTTGAGCGGGTTCCGGCCGACATTCGTGCGCAGGGCGGGGTATCGCGCGCCAGCGACCCGGACATGATTGACCGCATCATCGAGACCGTGTCGATCCCGGTGATGGCCAAGGCGCGCATCGGCCACTTCGTGGAGGCTCAGGTCCTCCAGTCGCTAGGTGTCGACTACATCGACGAGTCCGAGGTTCTTACCCCGGCCGACTACACCAACCACATCGATAAATGGGCCTTCACGGTGCCTTTCGTGTGCGGCGCGACCAACCTGGGCGAGGCGCTACGACGGATCACCGAAGGCGCCGCGATGATCCGCTCCAAGGGCGAGGCCGGCACGGGTGATGTGTCCAACGCGACCACTCATATGCGCAAGATCAACGGCGAGCTTCGTCGCCTTTCGAGCATGCGCGAGGACGAGCTGTACGTCGCTGCCAAGGAGCTGCAGGCGCCGTACGAGCTGGTCGCCGAGGTCGCCAAGGCCGGCAAGCTGCCCGTCGTACTGTTCACCGCCGGCGGCATCGCGACACCCGCGGACGCCGCGATGATGATGCAGCTGGGCGCCGATGGTGTGTTCGTCGGCTCGGGCATCTTCAAGTCCGGCAACCCCGAACAGCGTGCCGAGGCGATCGTCAAGGCCACCACCTTCTACGACGACCCGGACGTCATCGCCAAGGTCTCCCGTGGACTGGGCGAGGCCATGGTCGGCATCAACGTCGAAGAGATCCCGCAGCCGCACCGGCTCGCCGAGCGCGGCTGGTAG